From one Trifolium pratense cultivar HEN17-A07 linkage group LG1, ARS_RC_1.1, whole genome shotgun sequence genomic stretch:
- the LOC123887190 gene encoding rust resistance kinase Lr10-like encodes MSSLITSGALTLVVVILILLPYNKVDGDEHEESCSRKCGVHNISYPFRLKDSPKKCGDKRYTLSCEDNNQLILYYKLRRYYKTIGKYYVQSINYNNFTVRLLDSQLPPYYYSLGLYNITSNIGFVGVPDTEYGYNRSLLVNVLYLRCPNRVHYSSGISFDEHAACMNTKSITQGNSFYVNIGHDYKNLSELELGDGCGIELMFLTSWPVVEDDGGNNSNKMSCTDIRRMMFYGFELSWLNTHCEDGMYPELGYYDLCTSGLGAGHSNLNVAWLFVKDILIYYIGPLIFMFSVLKFVVGAPCIIALIIYKWRRKHLSMYDGIEVFLSSDNSIIPIRYSYKDIRKITKQFKTKLGSGGYGSVFKGQLRSGRLVAVKLLDNVKSNGQDFVNEVATIGQIHHVNIVQLIGFCVEGSKRALIYEFMLNGSLEKYIFSHNEESNSLNCEKLHAISLGVARGIEYLHNGCNMKILHFDIKPHNILLDENFNPKVSDFGLARLCPTDKSIVSLTAARGTIGYMAPELFYRNVGTITYKADVYSFGMLLMEMANRRKNLNALAEQSSQIYIPFWVYDQLKDGREITIENDTYQEMKLAKKMMIVALWCIQTKPSDRPSMNKVIEMLEEEDSNLQMPNKPYLYAQDLPAEDVRDDSIDSS; translated from the exons ATGTCATCGTTAATTACCTCTGGTGCATTAACCCTTGTGGTGGTAATATTGATTCTCCTTCCTTACAACAAAGTTGATGGTGATGAACATGAAGAGTCATGTTCAAGAAAGTGCGGTGTCCATAACATCAGCTACCCTTTCCGACTGAAAGACAGTCCCAAAAAATGTGGTGACAAAAGGTATACTCTATCTTGTGAGGACAACAACCAATTGATTTTGTACTACAAGTTAAGAAGATACTACAAGACTATCGGAAAATATTATGTACAATCGATCAATTACAACAACTTCACCGTACGACTATTGGATTCCCAGCTCCCTCCTTATTATTATTCACTAGGCCTGTATAATATAACTTCCAATATAGGTTTCGTAGGAGTGCCGGACACAGAGTATGGGTACAATAGATCATTATTGGTGAACGTATTATATCTGAGATGTCCGAATCGAGTCCATTATTCTTCTGGTATTTCCTTTGATGAACATGCTGCCTGTATGAATACGAAGAGTATTACACAAGGCAATTCTTTCTATGTCAATATTGGACACGATTACAAAAATCTTTCGGAATTGGAGCTGGGAGATGGGTGTGGTATAGAATTGATGTTTCTTACATCTTGGCCTGTTGTTGAAGATGATGGTGgcaacaacagcaacaaaaTGTCTTGTACAGATATTCGTCGTATGATGTTTTATGGATTTGAACTTTCTTGGCTCAATACTCACTGCGAAGATGGTATGTATCCGGAGCTTGGTTATTATGATCTCTGTACATCAGGTTTAG GGGCAGGACACAGCAATTTAAATGTGGCTTGGCTATTTGTAAaagatattttgatttattacATAG GTCCCCTTATTTTTATGTTCAGCGTTTTAAAATTTGTTGTTGGAGCGCCATGTATCATTGCATTAATAATCTACAAATGGCGAAGAAAGCATCTATCTATGTATGATGGTATTGAAGTTTTTCTAAGCAGTGACAATAGTATCATTCCTATAAGGTACTCTTACAAAGACATAAGAAAGATAACAAAACaattcaagacaaaattaggcaGTGGAGGTTATGGATCTGTTTTTAAAGGACAATTAAGGAGTGGTCGTCTTGTAGCAGTCAAATTATTGGATAATGTCAAGTCTAACGGTCAAGATTTTGTCAATGAAGTTGCTACCATTGGTCAGATTCACCACGTTAACATTGTACAACTTATTGGTTTTTGTGTGGAGGGTTCTAAACGTGCTCTTATATATGAATTCATGTTAAATGGGTCACttgaaaaatacatattttctcATAATGAAGAGAGTAATTCCTTGAATTGTGAAAAATTGCATGCCATTTCTCTTGGGGTGGCTAGAGGCATTGAATATTTGCATAATGGATGCAATATGAAAATTCTACACTTTGACATAAAGCCTCATAACATCCTTCTTGATGAAAACTTTAATCCAAAAGTATCTGATTTTGGACTAGCGAGACTTTGTCCTACAGATAAAAGTATTGTGTCATTAACTGCAGCAAGAGGAACCATTGGGTACATGGCCCCTGAATTATTCTACAGAAATGTTGGCACAATAACTTACAAAGCTGATGTCTATAGCTTTGGGATGTTGTTAATGGAGATGGCAAATAGAAGGAAGAACTTGAATGCATTGGCTGAGCAATCCAGTCAGATATATATCCCTTTTTGGGTTTATGATCAATTAAAAGATGGAAGGGAAATAACAATTGAGAATGATACATATCAAGAAATGAAATTGGCAAAGAAAATGATGATTGTGGCTTTATGGTGTATACAAACAAAACCTAGTGATCGTCCTTCAATGAATAAAGTAATTGAGATGCTTGAAGAAGAAGATAGCAATTTACAAATGCCTAATAAGCCTTACTTGTATGCACAAGATCTACCAGCTGAGGATGTTAGAGATGATAGTATTGACAGTTCATGA
- the LOC123887230 gene encoding rust resistance kinase Lr10-like, with translation MCGGYPGFKLICSSNQTMIELPHKVKLNVENIDYTQQTIQLSDPQSCLYKHIHNLNLSKSHFKYFDELVEYYFLNCSLSVRHEMDSYFVRCLSTSTSQVYAIPSYERIRYLPLYSCTKMFNVSLNPSYTYYDYVPNINSLRLKWLEPNCKDCESYLYFANKVHCFAKNKQGNNLPYTVKFINAGSILGSLFFILLVSAVYHIYDSYVLKKAKQAIIEKFLEDYKALKPTRYSYVEIKRITNNFGDKLGEGAYGNVYKGCISKEFSIAVKILSVSEGNGQDFLNEVGTIGRIHHVNIVRLIGFCADGFKRALIYEFLPNGSLQKFINSPENKKIFLGWKKLHEIALGMAKGIEYLHQGCDQRILHFDIKLQNVLLDHNFIPKISDFGLAKLCSRDRSMVSMTTARGTLGYIAPEVFSRNFGNVSYKSDVYSYGMMLLETIGGRKITEDSEENSSHVYYPEWIYNLIDDQEEMRIHVDNEGDEEIARKMGIVGLWCTQWHAMHRP, from the coding sequence ATGTGTGGTGGCTATCCAGGATTTAAGTTAATTTGTTCATCAAACCAAACTATGATTGAACTTCCTCACAAAGTGAAACTTAATGTCGAAAACATTGACTACACACAACAAACTATTCAACTATCCGATCCACAAAGTTGTCTTTATAAACATATCCACAACCTCAATCTTTCAAAATCTCATTTCAAGTACTTTGATGAACTTGTTGAGTATTACTTTTTGAATTGTTCACTCTCAGTTAGACATGAGATGGACTCGTATTTTGTTCGATGTCTAAGTACCTCAACCTCGCAAGTTTATGCTATCCCTTCTTATGAACGAATCAGATATCTTCCCCTTTACTCTTGCACCAAAATGTTTAATGTTTCATTAAACCCTTCTTATACTTATTATGATTATGTTCCAAACATAAACTCTCTTCGTTTGAAGTGGCTTGAGCCTAATTGCAAAGACTGTgaatcatatttatatttcGCCAACAAAGTACATTGTTTCGCCAAAAACAAACAAGGTAATAATTTACCTTATACTGTCAAATTCATAAACGCTGGGTCAATTCTAGGTTCGTTGTTTTTTATCTTATTAGTTAGTGCAGTTTATCATATTTATGACTCATATGTACtaaaaaaagcaaaacaagcaaTTATAGAAAAGTTTTTAGAAGACTATAAAGCTCTTAAGCCTACGAGATACTCTTATGTAGAAATTAAGAGAATCACAAATAACTTTGGAGACAAGTTAGGAGAAGGAGCGTATGGAAATGTATATAAAGGATGCATTTCAAAAGAATTCAGTATTGCCGTGAAGATACTCAGTGTTTCTGAAGGAAATGGGCAAGATTTTCTCAACGAAGTTGGTACAATAGGTAGAATCCACCATGTTAATATTGTTCGATTGATCGGTTTTTGTGCTGATGGCTTTAAAAGAGCTttgatttatgaatttttacCAAATGGTTCGCTGCAGAAGTTCATAAATTCACCAGAAAACAAGAAAATCTTCCTTGGATGGAAAAAGTTACACGAAATTGCTTTAGGAATGGCTAAAGGAATTGAATATCTTCATCAAGGTTGTGATCAACGCATCCTCCATTTCGATATCAAACTGCAAAATGTGTTACTTGACCATAATTTTATTCCAAAAATATCTGACTTTGGTTTAGCTAAATTATGTTCAAGGGATCGGAGCATGGTGTCAATGACTACAGCTAGAGGAACTTTGGGATACATTGCtcccgaagttttttcaaggaaCTTTGGAAACGTGTCTTATAAATCAGATGTTTATAGTTACGGAATGATGTTGCTTGAAACAATAGGAGGGAGGAAAATCACAGAGGACTCGGAGGAAAACTCTAGTCATGTTTACTATCCGGAATGGATTTATAATCTTATAGATGATCAAGAGGAAATGAGAATTCATGTTGATAATGAAGGGGATGAAGAAATTGCAAGAAAAATGGGCATTGTGGGACTTTGGTGCACTCAGTGGCATGCTATGCATAGACCATAA
- the LOC123892981 gene encoding serine/threonine-protein kinase TOUSLED-like — translation MEDMERKFEQRFARMEAQNAETAKKIFGILESLIQKVNSIEKPPADSAVIGLGTVTEEKPLGTVTEEKPPSHVGIEANLNGLELTELKKLDVKRRKTISELLISTSKAERKETRLKVRQDSLRLGSVDFISAGTVLSEVWKDGHVFSDLNAKQEKLQEEREAIEQQLLKITPSGATRNNFQEQEAVLEQRDRYELEKERLIREMKRIRDEDGSRFNGFQILKDRYVLLNLLGKGGYGEVYKAFDLAEHRYVACKIHGVNVQWSEAIKQNYIKHTNRECRIHKSLVHDHIVRIWEIFLIDKNTGCSVQEYCMGKDLDALLKASPILPEREARVILVQIFHALVYLNTRTQKIIHYDLKPGNVLFDEFGVAKLTDFGLSKIVENDVGSQGMELTSHGAGTYWYLPPECFDFRKTPLISSKVDVWSAGILFYQMLFGKRPFGHGQTQESILRENTIIEARMVEFPPMPTVSDEAKAFIRRCLTYNQAERPDVLIIAQDPYLTFVTLSPDQESMLNI, via the exons ATG GAGGACATGGAACGCAAATTTGAGCAAAGGTTTGCTAGAATGGAAGCTCAAAATGCAGAAACCGCCAAGAAAATTTTCGGAATCTTGGAGAGTTTAATTCAGAAGGTCAACTCGATCGAGAAGCCTCCTGCTGATAGTGCTGTTATCGGACTCGGCACAGTCACGGAGGAGAAGCCGCTCGGCACAGTCACAGAGGAGAAGCCGCCTTCCCATGTCGGCATTGAGGCCAACTTGAATGGCCTA GAACTGACGGAACTGAAAAAACTTGATGTGAAG agaagaaaaacaatatCTGAGTTGTTGATATCTACTTCAAAGGCTGAGAGAAAAGAAACAAGGTTAAAAGTACGTCAAGACTCATTAAGACTTGGAAGTGTCGACTTTATCAG TGCTGGAACTGTTTTATCCGAGGTCTGGAAGGATGGTCATGTGTTCAGCGATCTGAATGCGAAACAG GAAAAACTACAAGAAGAAAGAGAGGCAATTGAACAACAGTTACTCAAGATAACACCATCTGGTGCGACTCG GAACAATTTTCAGGAACAAGAAGCTGTTTTGGAACAGAGGGACCGCTATGAACTAGAGAAGGAAAGACTAATCCGTGAAATGAAACGCATACGGGATGAAGATGGTTCACGGTTCAATGGCTTTCAGATTCTAAAAGACCGTTATGTCCTTCTAAATCTTCTCGGAAAGGGAGGATACGGCGAGGTGTACAAG GCTTTTGACTTGGCGGAACATAGATACGTTGCCTGCAAGATTCATGGTGTAAATGTTCAATGGAGTGAAGCGATCAAGCAAAATTACATCAAGCACACAAATCGGGAGTGTCGTATTCACAAGAGCTTGGTCCATGATCACATTGTTCGTATATGGGAGATCTTTCTGATTGATAAAAATACAGGCTGCAGTGTTCAAGAGTATTGTATGG GGAAAGATCTTGATGCTCTTCTTAAAGCATCTCCTATATTGCCTGAGAGGGAGGCAAGAGTCATTTTGGTTCAGATTTTCCACGCTCTTGTTTACTTGAACACAAGAACACAGAAGATCATCCATTATGATTTAAAGCCCGGAAATGTTTTGTTTGATGAGTTTGGAGTTGCAAAATTAACTGATTTTGGTCTTAGCAAGATAGTAGAGAATGATGTGGGATCCCAGGGTATGGAGCTTACGTCCCACGGGGCTGGAACTTATTG GTATTTGCCGCCTGAATGCTTTGACTTTAGAAAAACACCTCTTATATCATCCAAG GTTGATGTCTGGTCTGCTGGTATATTGTTTTATCAAATGCTCTTTGGCAAACGTCCTTTTGGACATGGCCAAACACAAGAGAGTATACTTCGTGAAAACACAATTATTGAGGCACGCATGGTTGAATTTCCCCCAATGCCTACTGTTTCTGACGAGGCAAAG GCATTTATTCGGCGTTGTCTAACCTATAATCAGGCTGAGAGACCAGATGTATTGATTATTGCTCAAGATCCATATCTCACCTTTGTTACTCTCTCACCTGACCAAGAAAGCATGCTAAACATCTGA
- the LOC123897153 gene encoding carbonyl reductase [NADPH] 1-like, whose translation MGKKEKKEKAKERREKRLQDIQLLRSIPYSDQQRWWSKETIAVVTGGNRGIGFEICRQFATHGLTVILTSRDATAGSESIRVLQEGGLDVVYHPLDIVDGSSINNFVEWLQENYGGLDILVNNAGVNFNLGSDNSVENARKVIETNYYGTKNITEALIPLMKPSIVGARIVNVSSRLGRLNGRRNRISNVALREQLSDVECLSEELIDRTLSSFLQQVEDGSWTSGGWPQIYTDYSVSKLAVNAYTRLTARKLSERPEDQKIYINCCCPGWVKTALTGFAGNNTVEEGADTGVWLALLHDQTFMGSFFAERREINF comes from the exons ATGGGtaagaaggagaagaaggagAAAGCAAAAGAACGCAGAGAAAAGAGACTTCAAGATATACAGCTTTTAAGGTCCATTCCTTATTCCGATCAACAAAG GTGGTGGTCAAAGGAAACAATTGCTGTGGTTACCGGTGGAAACAGAGGTATTGGGTTTGAGATTTGTAGACAATTTGCTACTCATGGATTGACTGTTATACTGACATCAAGAGATGCTACTGCTGGTTCTGAATCAATTAGAGTTTTGCAAGAAGGTGGTTTGGATGTGGTTTATCATCCACTTGACATAGTCGACGGTTCATCCATCAACAACTTTGTTGAGTGGTTGCAGGAAAATTATGGTGGTTTAGATATTCTG GTAAACAATGCTGGCGTTAATTTCAATCTTGGATCTGACAACTCTGTTGAAAATGCTCGCAAGGTTATTGAAACAAATTATTATGGCACCAAGAATATCACTGAAGCACTTATTCCGTTGATGAAACCATCCATTGTTGGTGCTAGGATTGTAAATGTAAGCTCACGTCTAGGTCGACTAAATGGAAGACGAAAT AGAATCTCCAATGTAGCCTTAAGGGAGCAACTGAGTGATGTGGAGTGCCTTTCGGAGGAGCTAATTGACAGGACTCTATCTTCTTTTTTACAACAAGTAGAAGACGGAAGTTGGACATCAGGTGGCTGGCCTCAAATATACACGGATTACTCAGTGTCAAAACTTGCTGTTAATGCTTATACAAGGCTTACGGCAAGGAAGCTTTCTGAGCGACCAGAAGACCAGAAGATTTATATTAACTGTTGTTGCCCGGGTTGGGTGAAGACGGCTTTAACAGGTTTTGCAGGGAACAATACTGTTGAGGAAGGAGCTGATACTGGAGTATGGCTTGCCCTTTTGCATGACCAAACATTTATGGGAAGTTTTTTTGCTGAGAGACGGGAAATTAACTTTTAG